In Aedes albopictus strain Foshan chromosome 3, AalbF5, whole genome shotgun sequence, the following are encoded in one genomic region:
- the LOC115266101 gene encoding uncharacterized protein LOC115266101, whose translation MSKENKNPLIEDARETPEWINKKYFESLLRKCKDDPSIEVLSVQVKYALPKGENYASVIYRAQIVHRRKDQPTKTCSYIIKGISETPLAKQKLGEYDVHRKEMDVYQLVIPEFRRLMKSVGDRSELYPNPLCVDRTNDVIILNDVTKKGYMMVDRTQGLDATHTKMSLKAMAKLHASSVKLAEIYPTIFDRYTTGMWTRKTDAFHGFFQSTYDALAEEIYTWDPEWHYYAHKLRNLRSHFMEQSLRVFDNECEGDLRVFVHGDLWINNLMFKYDANGHPSDVLLLDFQFCCYASPAIDLFYFFFSSTKDEIRQNSFDEYMQYYHCHLVDYAKRLNCTTRLPTLHQFQRQLLRKMFYAMYSSIVALPIHMNQEPDADFDALMAGDERARQFKKAIMTNKKYHKIIKGLLPTFDRKGLLDKLD comes from the exons ATGTCGAAAGAAAACAAAAATCCGTTGATCGAAGATGCACGTGAGACTCCTGAATGGATCAACAAAAAGTACTTCGAATCGCTGTTGAGAAAGTGCAAGGACGATCCATCGATTGAAGTTCTGTCGGTTCAAGTGAAATACGCATTGCCAAAAGGTGAAAACTACGCCAGTGTGATCTATCGGGCGCAAATCGTGCATCGTAGAAAGGATCAACCAACAAAAACGTGTAGCTACATAATTAAGGGAATTTCGGAGACTCCTCTAGCTAAGCAGAAACTTGGCGAATACGATGTACACCGGAAAGAGATGGACGTCTACCAGTTGGTGATTCCAGAGTTTCGGCGATTGATGAAATCCGTTGGAGATCGGTCAGAGCTGTACCCAAACCCTCTCTGTGTCGACCGAACGAACGATGTGATCATTTTGAATGACGTTACAAAGAAGGGTTACATGATGGTCGACCGGACTCAGGGATTGGACGCAACGCATACGAAAATGTCTCTCAAAGCAATGGCCAAACTGCATGCTAGCTCCGTAAAACTGGCAGAAATCTACCCAACTATATTCGACCGATACACCACGGGAATGTGGACTCGTAAGACGGACGCCTTTCACGGGTTCTTCCAGTCTACATACGATGCACTGGCGGAGGAAATCTACACCTGGGATCCGGAATGGCACTACTACGCACACAAGTTGCGAAATTTGCGGTCACACTTCATGGAGCAATCATTACGTGTATTCGACAACGAATGCGAAGGAGACTTGCGCGTATTCGTCCATGGTGACTTGTGGATCAACAACCTAATGTTCAAGTACGACGCGAACGGCCACCCGAGCGACGTATTGCTTCTGGATTTTCAATTTTGCTGCTATGCAAGTCCTGCTATCGATCTGTTTTACTTTTTCTTTTCGTCCACTAAGGATGAAATTCGCCAGAATAGTTTTGACGAATACATGCAGTACTATCACTGCCACCTGGTGGACTACGCGAAGCGATTAAACTGCACCACGCGATTGCCAACATTGCATCAGTTCCAACGACAGCTTCTGAGGAAGATGTTCTACG CAATGTATTCCAGTATCGTGGCACTTCCCATTCATATGAACCAAGAACCGGATGCCGACTTCGACGCATTGATGGCAGGGGACGAACGAGCCAGGCAGTTCAAGAAGGCCATCATGACCAACAAAAAGTATCATAAGATCATCAAAGGTCTGCTGCCGACTTTTGATCGGAAGGGTTTGCTGGATAAGCTCGACTGA